One genomic window of Leptospirales bacterium includes the following:
- a CDS encoding TMEM175 family protein produces MTRNRLEAFSDGVLAIIITILVLEMKTPHGESFEALRPLIPVFLAYVLSFLYLGIYWNNHHHMLHTVRNVSGSILWANLHLLFWLSLLPFFTGWMGENHFAAAPTALYGVALLMAGFAYLLLQQRIIASQGEDSPLKRAVGNDWKGKVSLVGYLLAIPAAFLWPQVSQSL; encoded by the coding sequence ATGACCCGGAACCGACTGGAAGCCTTCAGCGACGGCGTGCTGGCCATAATCATTACGATTCTGGTGCTGGAAATGAAAACGCCGCACGGCGAAAGCTTTGAGGCCTTGCGGCCGCTGATTCCCGTTTTTCTGGCATACGTGCTTAGCTTTTTGTATCTGGGCATTTACTGGAACAACCACCACCACATGTTGCATACGGTGCGCAACGTATCCGGCAGCATCCTCTGGGCCAATCTGCATCTGCTGTTCTGGCTCTCGCTGCTGCCCTTCTTTACCGGTTGGATGGGCGAGAATCATTTTGCGGCGGCGCCTACGGCGCTTTATGGAGTTGCGCTGCTGATGGCTGGCTTTGCCTATTTGCTCCTGCAGCAGCGCATCATTGCCAGCCAGGGCGAGGATTCGCCGCTGAAGCGCGCCGTGGGCAATGATTGGAAGGGAAAGGTTTCACTGGTTGGCTATTTGTTGGCCATCCCAGCTGCATTTCTCTGGCCGCAGGTTTCACAGTCGCTCTAG
- a CDS encoding acyl-CoA dehydrogenase — translation MLLHPGKADFKDFDAETRSIFQATIEFFEKKGNAAMKREDHEAVWVADFLEFLAQKQVFYKFLTPSAYGETGCRFDSARNTQFSEILGFYSLSHWYPWQVSILGLGPFWMSPNETAKKRAAAALKSGGVFGFGLSEKEHGADLIGTDMLLIPQGEGKYVARGDKYYIGNGNCAALLSVFARMENGKEYAFVSVAPDHKSYECKKNVVHGQKYVAEFELHDYPIAEDDILLRGRPSWDASLATVAYAKFNLGLAATGICTHAFYEAINHAGNRKLYGTFVSDFPHVKQLLGEAYARLCAMRLFAYRAKDYMRAASAEDRRYLLYNPMVKMKVTMQGEEVIDLLWDVIAARGFEKDMYFESATRDIRMLPKLEGTAHVNMVLVIKFMRSYLFDSSSLKAPPSSNAAAEENFLFQQGATTKGLDKVGFGDWRQRFAGRSEANVARFMEQAEVFCSFLSSEGPNAEQSKDLDLMLTVGELFTLIAYGGLVLEQAALQGAASALVDEIFDFQVRDFSKHAVTLYQKSSLSEAQQKLALAMVRRPAADESRSAQVHEMVMAHKGAYVMRS, via the coding sequence ATGCTGCTGCACCCCGGAAAAGCCGATTTCAAGGACTTCGACGCCGAGACGCGTTCCATCTTTCAGGCGACCATCGAATTTTTCGAAAAGAAAGGGAATGCTGCCATGAAGCGCGAGGACCATGAGGCGGTCTGGGTGGCGGACTTCCTGGAGTTTTTAGCCCAGAAGCAGGTCTTCTACAAGTTCCTGACTCCCTCGGCCTATGGCGAAACAGGCTGTCGCTTCGATTCGGCGCGTAACACGCAGTTCAGCGAGATTCTTGGCTTCTATTCGCTATCGCACTGGTATCCCTGGCAGGTATCCATCCTGGGCCTTGGACCCTTCTGGATGAGTCCCAATGAAACCGCCAAGAAGCGCGCTGCCGCCGCGCTCAAATCCGGCGGCGTATTTGGCTTTGGCCTTTCCGAAAAAGAACACGGCGCTGATCTGATTGGCACCGACATGCTGCTCATCCCCCAGGGCGAAGGCAAGTATGTCGCCCGGGGAGATAAGTATTACATAGGAAATGGGAACTGCGCGGCGCTGCTTTCGGTATTCGCGCGCATGGAAAATGGCAAGGAGTATGCCTTTGTTTCAGTAGCGCCCGATCACAAGAGCTATGAATGCAAAAAGAATGTGGTGCACGGGCAGAAGTACGTGGCCGAATTCGAACTGCACGACTACCCGATCGCTGAGGACGATATTCTGTTGCGCGGACGCCCCTCCTGGGATGCGAGTCTGGCCACCGTAGCCTACGCCAAGTTCAATCTTGGACTGGCTGCTACGGGCATCTGCACGCACGCATTCTATGAGGCAATCAATCATGCTGGCAATCGCAAGCTCTACGGAACCTTTGTTAGCGATTTTCCGCACGTGAAGCAATTACTGGGCGAGGCCTATGCGCGTCTTTGCGCCATGCGACTTTTTGCCTACCGCGCCAAAGACTACATGCGCGCCGCCTCGGCCGAGGATCGCCGCTATCTATTGTACAATCCGATGGTCAAGATGAAGGTTACCATGCAGGGCGAAGAGGTAATCGATCTACTGTGGGACGTGATTGCTGCACGCGGCTTTGAAAAGGATATGTACTTTGAATCCGCCACACGCGATATCCGCATGCTGCCTAAACTGGAAGGCACCGCCCATGTCAACATGGTGCTGGTGATCAAATTCATGCGCAGCTATCTGTTTGATAGCAGTTCGCTCAAGGCCCCGCCCTCCTCCAACGCTGCCGCCGAGGAGAACTTCCTGTTCCAGCAAGGCGCCACCACCAAGGGCCTGGACAAAGTTGGCTTTGGCGATTGGCGGCAGCGCTTTGCCGGTCGCAGCGAAGCCAACGTCGCTCGCTTTATGGAGCAGGCCGAAGTATTTTGTTCCTTTCTTTCCAGCGAGGGTCCCAATGCCGAGCAAAGCAAGGACCTTGATCTGATGCTGACCGTGGGCGAGCTGTTTACGCTCATTGCCTACGGCGGCCTGGTTCTCGAGCAGGCGGCGCTGCAGGGCGCTGCGTCGGCCCTGGTTGACGAGATCTTTGATTTCCAGGTGCGCGATTTCAGCAAACACGCCGTAACCCTCTACCAGAAGTCCTCGCTCAGCGAGGCGCAACAAAAGCTGGCGCTGGCCATGGTGCGGCGACCGGCAGCCGACGAAAGCCGCTCTGCTCAGGTGCATGAAATGGTCATGGCGCACAAGGGCGCCTATGTCATGCGCTCCTGA
- a CDS encoding glutamine synthetase family protein, protein MATNKHSIEELVQQIQDSGAEKIKAAIVDIDGVLRGKYIHIDKFKSAMQKGFGFCNVVFGWDAADVCYDNVEYTGWHTGYPDAEVRLDPGTFRRIPWDSNTPFLLGDFVDAQGQPLPICPRQLLKCVIARARSRNYEPMIGVEFEFFNFRETPESLAEKGFRNLAPITPGMFGYSLLRSSYGQPYFSTLMDEMGRFEVPLEGLHTETGPGVYEAAIGIADALEAGDRAVLFKTSAKEIAYRFGVLPTFMARWNLNLPGSSGHVHQSLWDVAGERNLFYDEQDSQKMSPLFKSYLAGLLHCLPDILPMFAPTVNSYKRLVEGFWAPTRVSWGLDNRTAAMRVILGPSSKSTRVEGRVSGADINPYLALAAYIAAGLYGIEKNLPLSAPPVGGNAYQSDAPRLPSTLFDAATKMRESKVARELFGDAFVDHFTATRLWEWRQAQLAVTDWELQRYLEII, encoded by the coding sequence ATGGCCACCAACAAGCATAGCATTGAAGAACTGGTGCAGCAAATTCAGGATTCTGGCGCGGAGAAGATCAAGGCAGCCATCGTCGACATCGATGGCGTGTTGCGCGGCAAGTACATCCACATCGACAAATTCAAATCTGCAATGCAGAAGGGCTTTGGCTTTTGCAACGTGGTCTTCGGCTGGGACGCGGCGGATGTCTGCTACGACAATGTTGAATATACCGGCTGGCACACTGGCTATCCGGATGCCGAAGTGCGCCTGGATCCTGGCACCTTTCGTCGTATTCCCTGGGATAGCAATACTCCTTTCCTGCTGGGCGACTTTGTCGATGCGCAGGGGCAGCCGTTGCCGATCTGTCCGCGCCAGTTGCTGAAGTGCGTTATCGCCAGGGCGCGCTCGCGCAATTATGAGCCAATGATCGGCGTGGAGTTTGAGTTCTTCAATTTCCGGGAAACGCCGGAGAGTCTGGCCGAAAAGGGATTTCGCAATCTGGCGCCGATTACGCCGGGCATGTTTGGCTATTCCTTGCTGCGCAGTTCCTATGGACAACCTTACTTTTCTACATTGATGGATGAAATGGGGCGCTTTGAGGTGCCGCTGGAGGGACTGCATACCGAGACCGGACCCGGCGTATACGAAGCGGCCATCGGCATCGCCGACGCTCTGGAAGCCGGCGACCGCGCCGTTTTGTTCAAGACCTCCGCCAAGGAAATCGCCTACCGCTTTGGCGTATTGCCAACCTTCATGGCGCGCTGGAATCTCAATCTGCCTGGCTCCAGCGGACACGTGCACCAGAGTCTCTGGGACGTCGCCGGCGAGCGCAACCTCTTCTACGACGAGCAGGACTCTCAAAAAATGAGCCCGCTGTTCAAAAGTTATCTGGCCGGCTTGCTGCACTGCCTGCCGGATATCTTACCGATGTTTGCTCCGACGGTCAACAGCTACAAGCGGTTGGTCGAAGGCTTCTGGGCGCCCACGCGCGTCAGCTGGGGCCTGGACAATCGCACTGCTGCGATGCGCGTCATTCTGGGGCCCAGTTCAAAATCGACGCGCGTTGAGGGGCGTGTCAGCGGCGCGGACATCAACCCATATCTGGCGCTGGCCGCGTACATTGCCGCCGGCCTCTACGGTATCGAGAAAAATCTGCCGCTGAGCGCGCCGCCAGTGGGCGGCAATGCTTACCAGTCGGATGCGCCGCGCCTGCCATCAACGCTCTTCGATGCGGCTACTAAGATGCGCGAATCGAAGGTTGCACGCGAACTTTTTGGCGACGCCTTTGTCGATCACTTCACCGCCACGCGGCTCTGGGAGTGGCGCCAGGCGCAGCTTGCCGTCACCGATTGGGAATTGCAGCGCTACCTCGAAATCATCTGA
- a CDS encoding TetR/AcrR family transcriptional regulator, producing the protein MNTPEDPAVPGPSRAEARAEETGLAIGEAAFAVLCQKGYHGASIRDIARAARVSEALLYHYYPNKVELVTAALIQKIQEISPQILSPLSIETPRSGKLDATLQVFFESLARIFARPESGEMFRALLLSSSQLPLEQQRRVVEALHRNAWNPAAQRLHSLLPADRRREIDAYALFRVIQGAFMGYFMFQETLGWKQFVELDPLLYRETIVSILSGGLAAIRRQPRRTNANRKAAAGGRKRKRAKP; encoded by the coding sequence ATGAATACTCCAGAAGACCCTGCCGTTCCCGGGCCCTCGCGCGCCGAGGCTCGCGCCGAAGAAACCGGCCTTGCCATTGGCGAGGCGGCCTTTGCCGTCCTCTGCCAGAAGGGCTACCACGGCGCCTCCATCCGCGACATCGCCAGGGCGGCGCGCGTGTCCGAAGCGCTGCTCTATCACTACTACCCCAACAAGGTTGAGCTGGTGACGGCAGCGTTGATTCAGAAAATACAGGAGATCAGTCCGCAGATTCTGTCGCCGCTGTCGATTGAGACCCCTCGCAGCGGCAAACTGGACGCCACGCTGCAGGTTTTCTTTGAGTCTCTGGCGCGCATCTTTGCCAGACCGGAAAGCGGCGAGATGTTTCGTGCGCTGCTGCTCAGCTCCTCGCAGCTGCCGCTGGAACAACAGCGCAGAGTCGTCGAGGCGCTGCACCGTAACGCCTGGAACCCCGCCGCACAGCGCTTGCATTCGCTGCTGCCCGCCGATCGCCGGCGCGAAATCGACGCTTACGCCCTGTTTCGCGTCATTCAGGGGGCTTTTATGGGCTACTTCATGTTCCAGGAGACCCTGGGCTGGAAGCAGTTTGTGGAACTCGACCCGCTGCTCTATCGAGAGACGATCGTTTCCATTCTCAGCGGCGGACTGGCCGCTATCCGACGACAGCCACGGCGCACAAACGCGAATCGCAAAGCCGCCGCTGGCGGCCGCAAACGAAAAAGGGCAAAGCCATGA
- a CDS encoding TolC family protein translates to MIRRHSFYLQLPIALFCAGVSLLAQEQGVALSLAEAERYALSRNTALHIQENQTRIAELNRSIADAAAWPKLGAVLQYSWMQPPPGAKRELLPGVELDLTSGHEVASYGVQLRQTLYAGGRIEAAQEIARLGEELSHRLQADAAGATRLQVRTLFLQTLLLEGIESLAEQNAARAEQRRLDAEKRLAAGVIPRLELLRLSAEAADASVARNERSDRTRAARAALRLALDWPEESGPALSGDLVSYADRPADLQYLRDQSGHSERLRAAQLQVQMAEANVTATRGQMLPTISAAAGADLHRPHLGQSRYDTGYSVSMQLTMPLFEHGRIQNEISRAEVEAENARLQLQNAERELDNLRTRTVDAIASLQASLPARRQNVERAQAVRDATDVARRSGAASERDLSDAELALLATRTDQLRAISEWLIAMAQWEQLTALQSGIFESSAPPSPASAQESSQP, encoded by the coding sequence ATGATACGCCGTCATTCGTTCTATCTGCAACTGCCGATCGCGCTTTTTTGCGCCGGCGTCTCGCTGCTGGCGCAGGAACAAGGCGTTGCACTCAGTCTGGCCGAAGCCGAACGCTACGCGCTATCACGCAACACGGCGCTGCATATTCAGGAAAACCAGACGCGAATCGCCGAACTCAATCGCAGCATTGCCGACGCCGCCGCCTGGCCAAAGCTTGGCGCCGTTCTACAATATTCCTGGATGCAACCGCCGCCTGGCGCAAAGCGCGAACTCCTGCCGGGCGTCGAACTCGATCTGACCAGCGGCCATGAGGTCGCGTCCTACGGCGTCCAGTTGAGGCAAACGCTCTATGCCGGCGGCCGCATCGAGGCGGCGCAGGAAATTGCGCGTCTTGGCGAAGAACTCAGCCATCGCCTGCAGGCCGACGCCGCCGGGGCCACACGGCTGCAGGTTCGCACCCTGTTCCTCCAGACTTTGCTCCTTGAAGGCATTGAGTCGTTGGCCGAGCAGAATGCCGCGCGCGCCGAGCAGCGACGGTTGGATGCCGAGAAACGACTGGCCGCCGGCGTTATTCCGCGCCTGGAATTGCTGAGACTCAGCGCCGAAGCGGCCGACGCCAGCGTGGCCCGCAATGAACGCAGTGATCGCACGCGCGCCGCGCGCGCCGCTCTGCGTCTGGCCCTTGATTGGCCCGAAGAGTCCGGTCCCGCGCTGAGCGGCGACCTTGTATCCTACGCCGATCGCCCCGCGGATCTGCAGTACTTGCGCGATCAATCGGGACATTCGGAACGCCTCCGCGCGGCGCAATTGCAAGTGCAGATGGCCGAAGCCAACGTCACAGCAACGCGCGGACAGATGCTGCCGACGATCAGCGCCGCAGCCGGCGCCGATCTGCATCGACCGCATCTGGGACAGAGTCGCTATGATACAGGCTACTCCGTCTCCATGCAGCTAACCATGCCGCTCTTTGAACACGGTCGCATTCAGAACGAAATCTCGCGCGCCGAGGTTGAGGCCGAGAATGCCCGACTGCAGCTGCAAAATGCTGAACGGGAGCTGGACAATCTGCGGACGCGAACCGTTGACGCCATTGCCAGCCTGCAGGCTTCGCTGCCAGCGCGCCGCCAGAATGTAGAACGGGCTCAGGCCGTGCGCGATGCGACAGATGTAGCGCGCCGCAGCGGCGCTGCTTCGGAGCGCGATCTTTCCGATGCCGAACTGGCCCTGCTTGCAACGCGCACCGACCAGTTGCGCGCCATCAGCGAGTGGCTGATTGCCATGGCGCAATGGGAACAGCTCACCGCTTTGCAATCGGGAATCTTTGAATCGAGCGCGCCGCCTTCGCCGGCGTCGGCGCAGGAGTCTTCACAACCATGA
- a CDS encoding NAD(P)-dependent glycerol-3-phosphate dehydrogenase: protein MQTAVIGSGAWGTTLAKILAENGHSVDLWCHDQALADDINQKHENVQLFAGVKLPENIRAVTSFTEAGAGKQLIVVVTASKFIGSTVKALAPVLPPDAVIASATKGLNPGDNKRPSELLRENLPPERWRYIAVLSGPNIAREIAARKPAATVCSAENLETAQFVQKAFSSPYFRVYTNDDTAAAEFGGTLKNVIAIAAGIVDGLELGDNAKSALMVRGMVEIIRFGTHFGARPESFYGLAGMGDLITTCSSKMSRNHYVGENLAAGKTLDEILKGMTAVAEGVEAARLIFDIAKREKISMPVTEQVHAILFENKPVDRAILELMTRDLKGESVSGA from the coding sequence ATGCAAACAGCAGTAATTGGCTCCGGCGCCTGGGGAACCACCCTCGCCAAGATCCTGGCCGAAAACGGCCACAGCGTAGACCTCTGGTGTCACGACCAGGCCCTCGCCGACGACATAAATCAGAAACATGAAAATGTTCAACTATTTGCAGGAGTAAAGCTTCCTGAAAACATTCGCGCCGTTACCTCCTTTACCGAAGCAGGCGCCGGCAAGCAATTGATCGTCGTGGTCACGGCGTCGAAATTCATTGGTTCTACCGTAAAGGCGCTGGCGCCGGTGCTGCCGCCGGACGCTGTTATTGCGTCGGCCACCAAGGGACTCAATCCCGGCGACAACAAGCGACCCTCCGAACTGCTGCGCGAAAATCTGCCGCCGGAGCGCTGGCGCTACATTGCCGTACTTTCCGGACCGAACATCGCCCGCGAGATTGCGGCGCGCAAGCCGGCGGCTACGGTCTGCAGCGCGGAGAATCTGGAGACGGCGCAATTTGTCCAGAAGGCATTCAGCTCGCCCTATTTCCGCGTCTACACCAACGATGATACGGCCGCGGCGGAGTTTGGCGGCACCTTGAAAAACGTCATCGCTATTGCGGCGGGGATTGTGGACGGCCTGGAACTTGGCGACAATGCCAAATCAGCGCTGATGGTGCGCGGCATGGTGGAAATCATTCGCTTTGGAACGCACTTTGGCGCTCGCCCGGAGAGCTTTTACGGACTGGCTGGCATGGGCGACCTGATCACCACCTGCAGTTCGAAGATGAGCCGCAACCACTACGTAGGCGAAAACCTGGCCGCCGGCAAGACCCTGGATGAAATTCTGAAAGGAATGACCGCCGTGGCTGAAGGCGTGGAAGCGGCGCGCTTGATTTTCGACATCGCCAAACGCGAAAAGATCAGCATGCCGGTAACCGAGCAGGTGCATGCCATACTCTTTGAGAACAAGCCGGTCGATCGCGCCATCCTGGAACTGATGACTCGCGATCTGAAAGGCGAATCGGTGAGCGGCGCATGA
- a CDS encoding VOC family protein — translation MARITGVGGVFFKAKDPQALAAWYRDHLGLQLADFGGAILRWSDDRASDGGLTVWHVAEQSTKWFEPGSSSFMINYRVDNMEEMRQQLQSAGVVIVQGPEDHENGRFMWIQDPEGNKVELWEPRAWQR, via the coding sequence ATGGCCCGGATTACTGGAGTCGGCGGCGTATTTTTCAAGGCGAAGGACCCGCAGGCCCTTGCCGCCTGGTATCGCGATCATCTGGGCCTGCAACTGGCCGACTTTGGCGGCGCCATTCTGCGCTGGTCCGACGACCGCGCCAGCGACGGCGGCCTGACCGTCTGGCACGTCGCCGAACAGTCCACAAAGTGGTTCGAGCCTGGCTCGTCTTCCTTTATGATCAACTATCGCGTGGACAATATGGAAGAAATGCGCCAGCAGTTGCAGTCGGCAGGGGTCGTTATTGTGCAGGGTCCGGAGGATCATGAGAACGGCCGCTTCATGTGGATTCAGGATCCTGAGGGCAACAAGGTCGAACTATGGGAGCCAAGAGCCTGGCAACGCTGA
- a CDS encoding FMN-binding glutamate synthase family protein, translating into MSLDELLPYLSWIRHHPWLSSAIAAGIFLLIIGLRDILQRSHVIRHNFPIVGNLRYFLETIGPELRQYWVANDKEEMPFSRAERRWVYATSKKQDNNFGFGTTELLYDAGYPIIKHAAFPFPEREARYVEGDPTMVPSLKVMGEWRNRRRPFRPGSIVNISAMSYGSLGKRAVSALNQGARMARCYHNTGEGGLSPFHQFGADVVWQLGTGYFGARDEQGRFSLDRALQRLQQNPNVCAIEIKLSQGAKPGKGGILPGAKVTAEVAAIRGIPQGKDCISPNAHSEFRDTRGLIDFIERLADASGLPVGIKSAVGEHAFWEELAAMMRDSGRGPDFITIDGGEGGTGAAPLTFTDHVSLPFKVGFARVYMEFQRAGVADRVVWIGSGKLGFPDRAIVAFAMGCDMINVAREAMMSIGCIQAQRCHTGHCPAGVATQNRWLESGLNVSLKAERTANFIKGLRKELLSVAHACGYEHPLQFKGEDIEISSGQNRFRTLSDVLGYERNPVDFTTMLDYTAHIPAPKELSAV; encoded by the coding sequence ATGTCGCTGGACGAACTGCTGCCCTATTTGAGCTGGATCCGCCATCATCCCTGGCTCAGCTCCGCAATTGCCGCGGGAATCTTTTTGCTTATAATCGGACTGCGCGATATTCTGCAGCGCAGTCATGTAATCCGTCATAACTTTCCGATTGTTGGCAACCTGCGCTACTTCCTGGAAACGATCGGCCCAGAATTGCGGCAGTACTGGGTGGCCAACGACAAGGAGGAAATGCCCTTCAGCCGCGCCGAGCGCCGCTGGGTCTACGCTACCTCCAAAAAGCAGGACAACAACTTTGGCTTTGGCACCACCGAGCTGCTCTACGATGCGGGCTATCCGATCATCAAGCACGCCGCCTTCCCCTTTCCAGAGCGCGAGGCGCGATACGTAGAAGGCGATCCAACGATGGTCCCAAGCTTGAAGGTGATGGGCGAGTGGCGCAATCGTCGTCGCCCTTTTCGTCCAGGATCGATCGTGAACATCTCGGCCATGTCCTATGGCTCGCTTGGCAAGCGCGCCGTGTCCGCTTTGAATCAGGGAGCGCGCATGGCGCGCTGCTACCACAACACCGGCGAGGGCGGCCTGTCGCCCTTCCACCAGTTTGGCGCCGACGTGGTCTGGCAACTTGGCACCGGCTACTTTGGCGCTCGCGACGAACAGGGACGCTTTTCGCTGGATCGCGCGTTGCAACGCCTGCAGCAAAATCCAAATGTCTGCGCCATCGAGATCAAGCTTTCCCAGGGCGCCAAGCCTGGCAAGGGCGGGATCCTGCCCGGCGCCAAGGTCACGGCGGAAGTGGCCGCAATTCGCGGCATTCCACAGGGTAAGGACTGCATTTCACCCAACGCACATTCCGAGTTTCGCGACACCCGCGGCCTGATAGACTTTATCGAGCGTCTGGCCGATGCCAGCGGACTGCCAGTGGGCATCAAGAGCGCCGTCGGCGAGCATGCCTTCTGGGAAGAACTGGCGGCCATGATGCGCGACAGCGGCCGCGGACCGGATTTCATCACTATTGACGGCGGCGAAGGCGGCACCGGCGCCGCGCCGCTGACTTTCACCGATCACGTTTCGCTGCCCTTCAAAGTCGGCTTTGCTCGCGTCTACATGGAATTCCAGCGCGCTGGCGTCGCCGATCGCGTGGTCTGGATTGGCAGCGGCAAGCTGGGTTTTCCCGATCGGGCCATTGTCGCCTTCGCCATGGGCTGCGACATGATCAATGTAGCGCGCGAGGCCATGATGTCGATTGGCTGCATCCAGGCGCAGCGTTGCCACACTGGCCATTGTCCGGCGGGCGTCGCCACGCAGAATCGCTGGCTGGAATCGGGCCTCAATGTGTCGCTCAAGGCGGAGCGCACCGCCAACTTCATCAAGGGTTTGCGCAAGGAATTACTCAGCGTGGCTCATGCCTGCGGCTATGAACATCCGCTACAATTCAAAGGCGAGGATATCGAGATCAGTAGCGGCCAGAATCGGTTCCGTACTTTGAGCGACGTCCTGGGCTATGAACGTAATCCTGTAGACTTTACAACGATGCTGGACTATACAGCGCACATTCCGGCGCCCAAGGAGTTGAGCGCCGTCTGA
- a CDS encoding lysophospholipase gives MYQQTDGILRSSKDDFELAYHRWLPQQTRRVMVVQHGFGEHSGRYGHLREALDGTGTAFYALDSRGHGKTGGKRGHVDQFQLYVDDLADLVQLARKENGENKVYLLGHSLGGVMALQYALEGTNQRNLHALIVSAPGLIVQLDFAKRIKKFLAQVFARVAPATTLDANLDLTYLSHDQSEIDAYKADPLVHGKVSFQMASNLFSLGKAIFKKASHLTVPAYVFQGTADGIVSPESSRRLYELLTTKDKTLKMYEGLFHETMNELPADRARVLGDLKAWLESH, from the coding sequence ATGTATCAACAAACCGACGGAATACTGCGGTCCTCCAAGGACGATTTTGAACTGGCCTACCACCGATGGCTCCCGCAGCAAACCCGGCGAGTGATGGTCGTTCAGCACGGCTTTGGCGAGCACAGCGGCCGTTACGGCCACCTGCGCGAGGCCCTCGACGGAACCGGAACGGCCTTCTACGCGCTGGATTCTCGCGGCCATGGAAAAACCGGCGGCAAGCGCGGCCATGTGGACCAATTTCAGCTTTATGTCGACGACCTGGCGGACCTCGTCCAGCTGGCGCGCAAGGAAAACGGCGAGAACAAGGTCTATCTTCTGGGACATTCGCTGGGCGGCGTAATGGCGCTGCAGTACGCCCTTGAGGGCACCAACCAGCGAAACCTGCACGCCTTGATTGTCAGCGCTCCGGGCTTGATTGTGCAGCTTGATTTTGCCAAGCGCATCAAGAAGTTCCTGGCCCAGGTCTTTGCTCGCGTGGCCCCGGCCACCACCCTCGATGCCAATCTGGACCTGACTTATCTTTCTCACGACCAATCAGAAATTGACGCCTACAAGGCCGACCCTCTTGTTCATGGCAAAGTTTCCTTTCAGATGGCCAGCAACCTTTTCAGTCTGGGCAAGGCGATCTTCAAAAAAGCCAGCCATCTGACCGTACCGGCTTATGTGTTCCAGGGCACTGCCGATGGGATCGTCTCTCCGGAAAGCTCGCGTCGCCTGTACGAGCTCCTGACCACCAAAGACAAGACCTTAAAGATGTACGAAGGATTGTTTCACGAAACGATGAACGAGCTGCCGGCCGATCGCGCGCGCGTGCTGGGCGATTTGAAGGCCTGGCTCGAAAGCCATTGA
- a CDS encoding YidB family protein — MSFLDRVVGAANELLKKGEGQPGLAEGLVGLLKEKGVSGIVADFKNKGLGEIASSWVGGGPNSMISAEQIKAALGSERVLELARRAGVSETVAVSFLRDTLPGLIDRLTPEGKTPPDDPGAGAGPTSNAS, encoded by the coding sequence ATGAGCTTCCTGGATCGAGTGGTGGGCGCTGCCAACGAGCTGCTTAAAAAAGGCGAGGGCCAGCCCGGACTGGCCGAAGGCCTGGTTGGGCTGCTGAAAGAAAAAGGCGTCAGCGGCATCGTTGCCGACTTCAAGAACAAGGGTCTGGGCGAGATTGCCTCCAGCTGGGTGGGCGGCGGTCCGAATTCTATGATCTCCGCCGAGCAAATCAAGGCGGCGCTCGGCAGCGAGCGCGTCCTGGAGCTGGCGCGTCGCGCTGGCGTCTCCGAAACCGTGGCGGTCAGTTTTCTGCGCGACACCTTGCCCGGATTGATCGATCGGCTTACCCCGGAAGGTAAGACGCCGCCCGACGATCCAGGCGCCGGCGCCGGTCCGACCAGCAACGCCAGTTGA